The sequence below is a genomic window from Candidatus Omnitrophota bacterium.
AAATTCCTATATCAGTATTGTCAATGATTAAAAAACCAAGAATTGCTATTACTATGGGGGATCCTTCCGGGATCGGCCCTGAAATTATTGCCAAATCTTTGAATAAAATTAAAGGCTTGGCAGATTTTACAATTATTGGCGATGCCTTTGTTTTAGAAAAGTCCGGGTGCGACTTTAGAAAGAACAAAGTAAGGCTTGTGGATTTGAATAATGTTTCGCCCGGGGATTTTTGTTTTGGAAAGACCAGGGCTTCTTATGGCAGGGCCTGTGTTGATTATCTTGATGTTTGCGTGAGAATGGCAGCAAACAACCAAGTTGACTGCATAGTTACTTCTCCTGTATCCAAAGAGGCGCTAAGCATGGCAGGATTTAATATTGTCGGGCATAGTGAATATTTCAAGAAGGCTTTTGGCGTTAAGAACATCGTAATGATGCTTCTAAACAAAAGTTTACGTTTCGCGCTTTTGACCAGGCATATACCCTTAAAAGATGTTTCCGGCAGTATTAATGCCAGCGGCCTAAAGCAGACATTTTGCCTTACCGTGGAATCGCTTAACAAGATGTTTTCCATTAAAACTCCGCGGCTTGTTATCTGCGCGCTTAATCCGCATGCTTCAGATAATGGCACGATAGGGGATGAAGAAAATAAAATCATTAAGCCGTTTTTGGCCGCAATAGGCAAAAATAAAGGTTATTCGGTAAAACTTCTTCCGGCAGATGTGGCAATAAAAAAGATGGACCAGAAATTATTTGATTGCGCGCTTGCCTTGTATCATGATCAGGCGCTTATCCCCTTGAAATTGTCCGGGGATGATACAGGGGTAAATATCACCCTGGGGCTGCCATTGGTACGCACGTCGGCTTTACACGGGGTCGGTTTTGATATAGCCGGCAAGAATCTGGCGCGCCCCGATTCATTCATTACCGCAGTAAAACAAGCGGTATCTTGTTTCAAAAACAGCAAATATGCGCGTAATCGCTAAGAAAAGATTGGGCCAGAATTTCCTTGCCGATAAAAACATGCAGGGAAAGATCATTGCTTCTTTTGGGGCAAAAGAAAAAGACCGCGTGCTTGAGATTGGCCCCGGGGAAGGGGCTTTGACTGGCGGGCTTCTTGAAAAGCGGTTGAATGTCACTGCCATAGAGTTAGATAACAGGCTTTTTAAGCTTTTAGCAGATAAATTTTCAGGATATCCTAATTTAACCCTGCTTAATCAGGATATTCTGAAAACCGATATCAGGCCTTTAGCGGCAGGGCAGAAGATAAAAGTAATCGGCAACATTCCTTACTATATAACTACCCCGATCATCGAACATCTGTTTAATTCCAGGGAAGTTATTTCCGATGTATATCTTACGGTGCAGAAAGAATTCGCGCAAAGGGTAACTGCTTCAAGCGGCACAAAAAAGTTTGGAGCATTGAGTTGCTTTGTGCAGTATTATTCCGAACCTAAAATCTTATTTTTTATTAAAAAAGATTGTTTCTGCCCAATCCCAAAAGTGGATTCGGCATTTTTGCATTTAAAGATACTGGATAAGCCCAAGGTAGAAGTTGCCGATGAAGCATTATTTTTTAAGCTGGTGCGCACCTGTTTTCAGCAGCGTAGGAAGGTTTTATCCAATACCCTAAAAAGCCTTATCCCCAAAGAGGATATTTCTTATTTCTGCCGAGAAAACGCCTTAAAGCCAAACGTGCGAGCGGAGGAACTTTCCCTGGATATTTTCGCCAAACTTGCCAATCATAAATTTTTTCAAAAAAAAGGTTGACAATCAACTTTTTTAATATATACTCTATGGTCTAAATCAATCCCCCAAATTTTTCGCAAGATTTATAGAAAAATAAAGAATTTTTATAAATTCTTTCATTGGGTGGGTTTTTATGTGTTCAAAACCCCGTGGTTTACGTTTTTGCTGGAGTAGCTCAGTTGGTAGAGCACGTCCTTGGTAAGGACGGGGTCACGGGTTCAATTCCCGTCTCCAGCTTATGATAAGCTGTAAACTGCGGGAATAGGCTTAAAAATAAGGGCTAAGAAAAACATGAGAGAAATAATCACCCTGGAATGCACAGTTTGTAAAAACAGAAATTATACTGACACCAAGAACAAGAAACAGCATCAGGATAAATTAGAAACCTCTAAGTATTGTAAATTTTGTCATAAGCATACGTCGCATAAAGAAATCAAGTAGGGTTGTGGCTTTATAGGAGCGTCGGTTAATGGTAAACCAACGGTCTCCAAAACCGTGACTGTAGGTTCAAGTCCTGCCGCTCCTGCTTTAAAAAAGAGAAGAAAATGAATATTATCGCAAAGCCGGTTCAATTTGTTCAAGAAGTAAGACAGGAATTAACTAAGGTCTCGTGGTCAACCCGCCAGGAATTAATCGGTTCTACCATCGCGGTTATCGTGGTGACGCTGATTATGGCATTTTATATTTTTGTCATTGATAGCGGCCTGTCTAAAATATTAAGCGTGGTGTTCAAGTAATGAAAAACTGGTATATTGTCCATACCCAAACAGGCCTAGAGGAAAAAGCCAAGAAGCTTCTTGAGAAAAGAATTTCGGCCTCAAGCGTTTCAGAATCTTTTTCGCAAGTGGTCATTCCCACCGAGCAGGTCTCTGAAATCCGTTCTGGCAAGAAAAGGATTTCCCAGCGTAAATTCTTTCCCGGTTACATTCTTATTGAGATGGAGTTAAATGACGAAACTTATATGTTGGTTAAAACTACCGCGGGGGTTACCGGTTTTATCGGCCTTGGCAGAAAACCGATGCCGCTTCCGGCTGCTGAAGTGGATACGATACTCAAGAAAACTCAAGAAACCCAAGCCAAGCCCAGCCCTAAAACCATCTTTGAAAAGGGCGAGCAGGTCAGGGTTACTGAAGGCCCCTTTGTTAATTTTAACGGGACCATAGATGAGATACATCCGGAAAAAGGAAAATTAAAAGCAAGTGTCTCCATATTCGGCAGGGCCACTCCGGTAGAATTAGAATATTGGCAGGTAGAGAAAATTTAAGAAAAGGTTGGTAAAAAATGGCTAAGAAAATAACCGCTCAAATTAAACTGCATGTTCCCGCAGGCCAGGCAAATCCGGCGCCGCCAGTAGGGCCGGCATTGGGCCAGCACGGGGTTAACATCATGCAATTCTGTAAGCAATTTAATGATCAGACTAAAGGAAAAGGCGATGGCTTGATCTTTCCGGTTGTCATAAGTGTTTACGAAGACCGTTCCTTTACCTTTATTATTAAAAGCCCGCCGTCATCGGTGCTTTTAAAAAGGTCGGCTAATCTGGCAAAGGCTTCCGGTACCGCCGGGAAGGAAATAATCGGCAAGGTTACCAGAAAACAGGCGGAAGAGATCGCCAAGCAGAAGATGAAAGATATCAATACCTCCGATATGGACGCGGCGGTAAAAATCATTCAAGGCACAGCCCGCAGTATGGGTATTGTGATAGAGGGATAGATAAAATGAAAAAACGCAGCAAAAGATACCAACAGGTAGAAAAGTCAGTTGATAGCGAAAAAGAGGTTTCTCTTAAAGAAGCGGTAGCCGCTTTAAAGAAATTACCTCAGCCGAAGTTTGACGCTTCTGTTGACCTGCATTTTAGCCTTAACGTGGATTCCAAAAAGTCCGACCAGATGGTCCGCGGCACGGTAATCCTGCCGCATGGAACAGGCAAAAAAGTGCGCGTGGCTGTCTTTTGCAAGGGCGAACATGACCGTCAGGCGCGTGATTGCGGGGCCGATTTTGTGGGGTCAAACGAGCTTATTGATAAAGTTTCCGGTGGATTCCTGGATTTTGATGTTGCCATCGCTACTCCTGAAATGATGAAAGATTTAAGCAAATTAGGCAAGGTTTTAGGCCCCAGGGGATTGATGCCCAGCCCCAAGACCGGCACTGTCACTAATGATATTACCAAGGCCATTGAAGACGTAAAGCGCGGCAAGGTGGAATATCGCGTGGATAAACAGGGCGGCATTCATTTATCCGTGGGGAAGTTTTCTTTTAGTGAAGATAAAATATATGAGAACGCCTTAAAGGTGGTCGATGCTATTAATGAAGCCAAGCCTTCAAGCGTTAAAGGAAAGTTTGTTAAGACGGCAGCTATTTCTACTACCATGAATCCAGCCGTAAGGATAAGCGTATGAAAAAAATCGGATTAGAAGTCAAGGAAATCTCCGGCACTAGGATTAAGAAATACATCAAGGAGTCGGAAAGTGTTTTTGTGGTTAAGTATTCCGGTTTGTCAAGCCCGGATATCTGCTCTCTAAGGCAGGCCCTAAGAGATGTGAAGGTGGGGATGTTTGTGGTAAAAAATACCGTTGCCCGCCGCGCGCTCAAAGACGCAGGATTTGAAGAAACCTCCAAGAAAATAGAGGGCCCATGCGGGCTTGTTTTTATAAAAGAAGAATCCGCTGCTGCCTCTAAGGTGATCTGCAATTTTGCCAAAGATCATGAGAAGCTTCAGGTGCAAGGCGGATTTCTCAATGAGAAGCTTTTAGAAAGAAAAGACATTGAGGCGTTAGCAAAGCTTCCTTCAAAAGATGTATTAAGGGCGCAGGTCGTATGCACCTTAAAGTCGCCTATAAATAATTTGGTTTTTGTTCTAAACGGGACACTAAAGAAATTTGCGGTTTGTCTTGAGCAGATTAAACAAAAAAAGGCATCATAAACAATAATAAGGAGGAAACATGTCGAACGTGAAAATGGATGAAATGATCAAATCGATTGAAGAGATGACAGTGCTAGAGCTGTCGGATCTGGTCAAGGCGCTTGAAGATAAATTCGGAGTCCAGGCAAATATGCCGATGATGGCTATGCCCGCAGCGGCAGCTGGAGCAGCTGGCGCAGCGCCTGCCGCCGAAGAAAAGAGCGCCTTTACGGTAGTTTTAGCCAGTGCCGGGGCCAACAAGATCGCTGTTATCAAGGAAGTCCGCACAATCACAAACTTAGGCCTTAAAGAAGCAAAGGATTTAGTCGACGCAGCTCCCAAGCCCGTCAAAGAAGGCGCCAATAAAGAAGAAGCTGAAGAAATGAAGAAAAAGCTTGAGGCGGCTGGCGCTACCGTTGAATTAAAATAATCCTATTCTTTCATAGTTTTTCATTACAGGTTTCGCGGAGAAAATCAAAATGGTAAAACGTAAGAGCTTTGCAAGGCTTAAGCAAGTCCATGAACTGCCGCATCTTTTGGATATACAGACCGAGTCTTATCATGATTTCCTTCAGACGGATTTGCCTGTTGCCCAGAGGCAGCGTGTGGGGCTGCAGGAGGTATTTGAAGAGATTTTCCCTATTGAGAATAACGACCGTTCGGTAAAGATAGAATTCTTGAGTTATTCTTTGGGTAAACCTAAATATACGATTTCCGAATCCAAGAAGCGCTCTATTTCTTACGCCGCCGCTTTAAAAGTCAAGTTCAGGATCACCACCCCTATCGAAACTAAAGAGCAAGATGCCTATTTCGGGGAAATCCCCTTGATGACTGACACCGGCACCTTTATTATAAACGGCGACGAGCGCGTGGTAGTAAGCCAATTGCAGCGTTCTCCGGGAGTTTCTTTTGAGGAAGAGGACCACCCCACAGGCAAGAAAATATTTTACGGCAGGATCATCCCTTACCGCGGGGCATGGCTTGAGTTTAAATACGACCTTTCGGAAAACATCCTGGCTTACGTTGACAGGCGCAGGAACTTCCCCGCAACTCAAATATTAAGGATCTTAGGCTTCTCTACCGATCAGGACATCCAGAGGGTTTTTAGCAAAGACTACCCGGAAATCTCCAACACCTTAAAAAAAGACACCACTAAAAATAAAGAAGAAGCGTACTTAGATTTTTACCGCAAGATGCGCCCGACTGAACCGGTGACCAAAGAGGCGGCAGAGAATTTATTTTACAGGCTGTTTTTTGATCCGGCAAGATATGATTTAGAGAGAGTCGGAAGATTTATCTTAAACAGAAAACTTGATTTAAATGTATCGCTTGAAAAAAGAATCCTTGATTCAGAGACCGTGATAAGAGTTATTGAGTATCTTATCCGCCTGAAAGACGGGACAGGCAAGATCGACGATATTGACCATTTAGGCAACCGCCGTATCAAAAGCGTTGGAGAACTTGTCCAGAATCAAATGCGTATTGGTTTGGCCAGAGTTGAGCGTTCTATCCGCGAGAGGTTAAGCCTGGTCAGTGATTTTACTAATTTAAGCGTGCATTATCTTATCAATTCAAAACTTCTCTCCAATTCTATCCGCGATTTCTTTGCCAGAAGCCAACTTTCGCAATTTATGGACCAAGTTAATCCTTTGGCCGAGATGACCCACAAGCGGCGTTTAAGCGCGTTAGGCCCTGGAGGGCTTTCTCGCGAAAGAGCGGGTTTTGAAGTAAGGGATATCCACCCCTCGCATTATGGAAGGATTTGCCCTATTGAAACCCCGGAAGGCCCGAATATCGGCTTGATCGCCTCTTTAAGCACCTTCGCGCGCGTAAATAAACTGGGGCTGATTGAAACTCCTTATCGCAAGGTTGAAGACGGAAGAGTTACTAAAAAGATTGAGTATTTAACCGCTGACGTTGAAGAAGGAAAGATCGTGGCCCAGGCGAATATGCCTTTGAATGATGACGGGACTTTTGCCGAAAAAGAAGTATCCTGCCGCTTTAAAGGTGATTTTCCCAAGGTCGCTCCCAAGCAGGTAGAGTATATGGATGTGTCTCCTAAGCAGCTTGTCTCAGTAGCCGCGTCTTTGATTCCTTTCTTGGAGCATGATGACGCTAACCGCGCATTGATGGGCTCAAACATGCAGCGCCAGGCAGTGCCTTTGATGATCCCGGAAGCCCCGGTTGTGGGTACCGGCATGGAAGCAAAAGTTGCCAAAGACACAGGGGTAGTTGTAGTCGCTGAAGATTCCGGAAAAGTTACTGCGGTTGATGTTGCCTCTATTACCGTGGGTAAGAAAACATACCATATGAAGAAGTTCCAGCGCACCAACGCTGATACTTGTTTGAATCAGCGTCCGATAGTTAAGCTGGGCGAATATGTAGAAAAGGGGCAGGTCATCGCCGACGGCTCAAGCACTAAAAATGGAGAATTGGCCTTAGGAAGAAATGTCTTATGCGCTTTTATGCCCTGGCGCGGGTATAATTTTGAAGACGCCATTCTTTTAAGCGATAAATTAGTCAGGGAAGATGTTTTTACTTCCATTCATATTGAAGAGTTTGAGATTGAGGCTACGGAAACGCGTTTAGGCAATGAAGAAATCACCCGCGATATTCCCAATGTCAGCGAAGACTCTTTAAAGAATCTTGACGAAACCGGGATCATCCGCATTGGAGC
It includes:
- the pdxA gene encoding 4-hydroxythreonine-4-phosphate dehydrogenase PdxA is translated as MIKKPRIAITMGDPSGIGPEIIAKSLNKIKGLADFTIIGDAFVLEKSGCDFRKNKVRLVDLNNVSPGDFCFGKTRASYGRACVDYLDVCVRMAANNQVDCIVTSPVSKEALSMAGFNIVGHSEYFKKAFGVKNIVMMLLNKSLRFALLTRHIPLKDVSGSINASGLKQTFCLTVESLNKMFSIKTPRLVICALNPHASDNGTIGDEENKIIKPFLAAIGKNKGYSVKLLPADVAIKKMDQKLFDCALALYHDQALIPLKLSGDDTGVNITLGLPLVRTSALHGVGFDIAGKNLARPDSFITAVKQAVSCFKNSKYARNR
- the rsmA gene encoding 16S rRNA (adenine(1518)-N(6)/adenine(1519)-N(6))-dimethyltransferase RsmA — protein: MRVIAKKRLGQNFLADKNMQGKIIASFGAKEKDRVLEIGPGEGALTGGLLEKRLNVTAIELDNRLFKLLADKFSGYPNLTLLNQDILKTDIRPLAAGQKIKVIGNIPYYITTPIIEHLFNSREVISDVYLTVQKEFAQRVTASSGTKKFGALSCFVQYYSEPKILFFIKKDCFCPIPKVDSAFLHLKILDKPKVEVADEALFFKLVRTCFQQRRKVLSNTLKSLIPKEDISYFCRENALKPNVRAEELSLDIFAKLANHKFFQKKG
- the rpmG gene encoding 50S ribosomal protein L33, which gives rise to MREIITLECTVCKNRNYTDTKNKKQHQDKLETSKYCKFCHKHTSHKEIK
- the secE gene encoding preprotein translocase subunit SecE, which codes for MNIIAKPVQFVQEVRQELTKVSWSTRQELIGSTIAVIVVTLIMAFYIFVIDSGLSKILSVVFK
- the nusG gene encoding transcription termination/antitermination protein NusG; the protein is MKNWYIVHTQTGLEEKAKKLLEKRISASSVSESFSQVVIPTEQVSEIRSGKKRISQRKFFPGYILIEMELNDETYMLVKTTAGVTGFIGLGRKPMPLPAAEVDTILKKTQETQAKPSPKTIFEKGEQVRVTEGPFVNFNGTIDEIHPEKGKLKASVSIFGRATPVELEYWQVEKI
- the rplK gene encoding 50S ribosomal protein L11, whose amino-acid sequence is MAKKITAQIKLHVPAGQANPAPPVGPALGQHGVNIMQFCKQFNDQTKGKGDGLIFPVVISVYEDRSFTFIIKSPPSSVLLKRSANLAKASGTAGKEIIGKVTRKQAEEIAKQKMKDINTSDMDAAVKIIQGTARSMGIVIEG
- the rplA gene encoding 50S ribosomal protein L1, which codes for MKKRSKRYQQVEKSVDSEKEVSLKEAVAALKKLPQPKFDASVDLHFSLNVDSKKSDQMVRGTVILPHGTGKKVRVAVFCKGEHDRQARDCGADFVGSNELIDKVSGGFLDFDVAIATPEMMKDLSKLGKVLGPRGLMPSPKTGTVTNDITKAIEDVKRGKVEYRVDKQGGIHLSVGKFSFSEDKIYENALKVVDAINEAKPSSVKGKFVKTAAISTTMNPAVRISV
- the rplJ gene encoding 50S ribosomal protein L10, which translates into the protein MKKIGLEVKEISGTRIKKYIKESESVFVVKYSGLSSPDICSLRQALRDVKVGMFVVKNTVARRALKDAGFEETSKKIEGPCGLVFIKEESAAASKVICNFAKDHEKLQVQGGFLNEKLLERKDIEALAKLPSKDVLRAQVVCTLKSPINNLVFVLNGTLKKFAVCLEQIKQKKAS
- the rplL gene encoding 50S ribosomal protein L7/L12; this translates as MSNVKMDEMIKSIEEMTVLELSDLVKALEDKFGVQANMPMMAMPAAAAGAAGAAPAAEEKSAFTVVLASAGANKIAVIKEVRTITNLGLKEAKDLVDAAPKPVKEGANKEEAEEMKKKLEAAGATVELK
- the rpoB gene encoding DNA-directed RNA polymerase subunit beta, with product MVKRKSFARLKQVHELPHLLDIQTESYHDFLQTDLPVAQRQRVGLQEVFEEIFPIENNDRSVKIEFLSYSLGKPKYTISESKKRSISYAAALKVKFRITTPIETKEQDAYFGEIPLMTDTGTFIINGDERVVVSQLQRSPGVSFEEEDHPTGKKIFYGRIIPYRGAWLEFKYDLSENILAYVDRRRNFPATQILRILGFSTDQDIQRVFSKDYPEISNTLKKDTTKNKEEAYLDFYRKMRPTEPVTKEAAENLFYRLFFDPARYDLERVGRFILNRKLDLNVSLEKRILDSETVIRVIEYLIRLKDGTGKIDDIDHLGNRRIKSVGELVQNQMRIGLARVERSIRERLSLVSDFTNLSVHYLINSKLLSNSIRDFFARSQLSQFMDQVNPLAEMTHKRRLSALGPGGLSRERAGFEVRDIHPSHYGRICPIETPEGPNIGLIASLSTFARVNKLGLIETPYRKVEDGRVTKKIEYLTADVEEGKIVAQANMPLNDDGTFAEKEVSCRFKGDFPKVAPKQVEYMDVSPKQLVSVAASLIPFLEHDDANRALMGSNMQRQAVPLMIPEAPVVGTGMEAKVAKDTGVVVVAEDSGKVTAVDVASITVGKKTYHMKKFQRTNADTCLNQRPIVKLGEYVEKGQVIADGSSTKNGELALGRNVLCAFMPWRGYNFEDAILLSDKLVREDVFTSIHIEEFEIEATETRLGNEEITRDIPNVSEDSLKNLDETGIIRIGAEVTPGDILVGKVTPKTESELSPEERLLRAIFGEKAGDVRDTSLTVPPGVEGVVVDVHVFQRKDRGRKSKEEKSKELVKIRELKVYYKQEIEFMETEKIARLAQVLGVDKKKVEKLDISDNEEARIVAASFDEQIQELILEQQQEIEKVRRGDELPPGVLKRVVVYIATKRKVSEGDKLAGRHGNKGVVARILPEEDMPFMPDGTPVEVVLNPLGVPSRMNVGQILETHLGWAAKMLGLNIESHVFDGASEEEIKEMLKKANLPEDGKITLTDGFTGNKFDQKVTVGYIYIMKLIHLVDEKIHARSIGPYSLVTQQPLGGKAQFGGQRLGEMEVWALEAYGAAFTLQEMLTVKSDDVAGRTRIYEAIVKGEQRLTHGTPESFNVLIKELQGLCLDIKTEKGK